The following proteins are co-located in the Vigna unguiculata cultivar IT97K-499-35 chromosome 9, ASM411807v1, whole genome shotgun sequence genome:
- the LOC114162486 gene encoding ubiquitin recognition factor in ER-associated degradation protein 1-like, translating to MFFDGYHTTSSFHQTYRCYSASFIEKPEIENGDKIIMPASALDHLAFLRIDYPMMFELTNGASERVSHCGVLEFTADEGTIYMPYWMMQNMLLQEGDTVRVKYASLPKGTYVKLQPHTKDFFDISNPKAILETTLRKFSCLTTGDTIMVTYNNKRYYLDIIETKPAKAISIIETDCEVDFAPSLDYKDLGKPNIADKTQNKGKFNPFFGTARRLDGKPIPAVYSSRHKNKDVPNVNALSSTTSPSGGKLVFGSNFYRTKETGKEEIEPKQEPSQQKQPKFQPFIGRKYSLRG from the exons ATG TTTTTTGACGGATATCACACGACTTCATCATTTCACCAGACATATCGATGTTACTCTGCTTCATTTATTGAAAAG CCCGAAATCGAAAATGGTGATAAAA TTATAATGCCTGCTTCAGCCCTTGATCATCTAG CATTTTTACGCATCGATTATCCTATGATGTTTGAACTCACAAATGGTGCTTCTGAGCGGGTTTCTCATTGTGGGGTTCTGGAGTTCACTGCAGATGAAGGAACTATATATATGCCATACTGG ATGATGCAGAATATGCTTTTGCAAGAGGGAGACACCGTAAGAGTTAAATATGCATCACTACCAAAGGGAACATACGTTAAGTTGCAACCCCACACAAAGGACTTCTTTGATATCTCCAATCCAAAAGCTAT ATTAGAGACGActttgagaaaattttcatgcTTGACTACTGGGGATACTATCATGGTgacatacaacaacaaaaggtATTACTTGGATATTATAGAAACAAAGCCTGCTAAAGCTATAAGCATCATCGAGACAGACTGTGAGGTGGACTTTGCTCCTTCCTTGGATTACAAGGATCTTGGAAAGCCTAATATTGCagacaaaacacaaaacaaag GTAAGTTCAATCCATTTTTTGGGACTGCCAGACGCTTGGATGGAAAACCAATTCCTGCTGTTTATTCATCACGGCATAAAAACAAAGATGTTCCAAATGTAAATGCACTGTCTTCGACAACATCTCCATCCGGGGGAAAGCTAGTATTTGGATCAAACTTTTACCGTACAAAAGAAACAGGAAAG GAAGAGATCGAGCCAAAACAAGAACCATCCCAGCAGAAGCAACCAAAATTTCAGCCTTTCATTGGGAGGAAGTATTCCCTGAGGGGTTGA
- the LOC114164567 gene encoding arginine decarboxylase, protein MPALACCVDAAAPPGYAFAGDISFPAPVAFTDVPLSTTDDNTSHWSPSLSAALYNVDGWGGPYFAVNAAGNISVRSHGSATLSHQEIDLLKIVKKASDPKSLGGLGLQLPLIVRFPDVLKNRLECLQSAFDYAIQSEGYGSHYQGVYPVKCNQDRFVVEDIVKFGSPFRFGLEAGSKPELLLAMSCLCKGNPDALLICNGFKDAEYISLALVANKLALNTVIVLEQEEEVDLIVDLSKKLCIKPVIGLRAKLRTKHSGHFGGTSGEKGKFGLTTAQILRVVKKLDLAGMLDCLQLLHFHIGSQIPSTALLADGVGEAAQIYCELVRLGANMRVIDIGGGLGIDYDGSKSCDSDISVGYSLEEYAAAVVHAVKCVCDRRSVKNPVICSESGRAIVSHQSILVFEAVGTSSTVGGASSVFSSPYLAGDLSEDYRFLSEAAFGGDYERCLVYTEELKERCVEQFKQGMVCMEQLAAVDGLCELVRKAVGAGESVRRYHVNLSVFTSIPDAWGIEQVFPIIPIHRLDEKPSVRGILSDLTCDSDGKIDKFINGESSLPLHEVDGGGYYLGMFLGGAYEEALGGFHNLFGGPSVVRVSQSDGPHSFAVTRAVPGPSCGDVLRVMQHQPELMFETLKHRAYEYVSQDNAAVLASGLARTFDRMPYLVPLSSFDEAALPASDEDEGVQWSY, encoded by the coding sequence ATGCCTGCCCTGGCTTGTTGCGTGGATGCTGCAGCACCCCCCGGCTATGCATTTGCCGGTGACATCTCTTTTCCGGCGCCGGTCGCGTTTACCGACGTTCCTCTGTCTACGACAGACGACAACACCAGCCATTGGTCGCCGTCCCTCTCCGCCGCTCTCTACAACGTCGACGGATGGGGCGGTCCCTACTTTGCCGTCAACGCAGCCGGAAACATCTCGGTGCGCTCCCACGGGTCTGCCACCCTGTCGCACCAGGAGATCGATTTGCTGAAGATTGTGAAGAAGGCCTCCGATCCCAAATCTCTCGGTGGTCTGGGCCTTCAGCTTCCCCTCATTGTCCGTTTCCCTGACGTTCTCAAGAACCGCTTGGAGTGCCTTCAGTCGGCGTTTGATTACGCAATCCAGTCCGAGGGTTACGGTTCTCATTACCAAGGAGTTTACCCGGTGAAATGCAACCAGGACCGGTTCGTGGTCGAGGATATCGTCAAATTCGGTTCTCCTTTCCGGTTCGGTCTCGAGGCAGGGTCCAAGCCGGAACTCCTTCTGGCTATGAGCTGTTTGTGCAAAGGCAACCCTGACGCGTTGCTAATATGCAACGGCTTCAAAGACGCGGAGTACATTTCTCTTGCCCTGGTCGCCAACAAGCTGGCTCTCAACACCGTGATTGTTCTGGAGCAAGAGGAGGAGGTTGATTTAATCGTTGATTTGAGCAAGAAGCTTTGCATTAAGCCCGTGATTGGGTTGCGTGCGAAGCTCCGAACCAAGCATTCTGGCCATTTTGGTGGGACTTCAGGCGAGAAGGGCAAGTTTGGTCTGACAACCGCTCAGATTCTTAGGGTTGTGAAGAAGCTGGACCTAGCTGGCATGCTGGATTGTTTGCAGCTGCTGCATTTTCATATTGGTTCTCAGATTCCTTCGACAGCGTTGCTTGCTGATGGCGTTGGAGAGGCCGCGCAGATCTACTGCGAACTGGTTCGGCTCGGGGCGAACATGCGGGTCATCGATATTGGAGGTGGACTGGGCATTGATTACGACGGTTCCAAGTCGTGTGACTCTGATATTTCAGTCGGGTACAGTCTGGAGGAGTATGCTGCCGCGGTTGTTCACGCGGTTAAGTGTGTGTGCGATCGAAGGTCTGTCAAGAACCCTGTTATCTGCAGCGAGAGTGGAAGGGCCATTGTGTCTCATCAGTCGATCTTAGTTTTTGAGGCGGTCGGAACTAGCAGCACCGTCGGCGGAGCCTCTTCCGTATTCTCCTCCCCATATTTGGCGGGGGATCTGTCGGAGGATTATCGTTTTCTGTCGGAGGCGGCTTTTGGAGGGGATTATGAACGGTGTTTGGTGTACACGGAGGAGTTGAAGGAGCGATGCGTGGAGCAGTTCAAACAGGGGATGGTGTGCATGGAACAACTTGCAGCGGTGGATGGGTTGTGTGAGTTGGTGAGGAAGGCAGTTGGAGCTGGGGAATCTGTTCGGAGATACCACGTCAACCTTTCCGTTTTCACTTCCATTCCTGACGCGTGGGGCATTGAACAGGTGTTTCCTATCATCCCCATTCATCGTCTGGACGAGAAGCCTTCAGTGAGGGGTATTCTCTCCGATTTGACTTGCGACAGTGATGGGAAGATTGACAAATTTATCAACGGGGAGTCCAGTCTGCCGCTGCATGAAGTTGATGGAGGTGGTTACTATTTGGGAATGTTCTTGGGTGGGGCCTACGAGGAGGCGCTCGGTGGATTCCACAACTTGTTCGGCGGTCCCAGCGTTGTGAGGGTGTCGCAGAGCGACGGTCCTCACAGCTTCGCAGTCACGCGGGCCGTGCCTGGTCCATCATGTGGAGATGTTCTTCGAGTGATGCAGCACCAGCCCGAGCTCATGTTCGAGACTCTCAAGCACCGCGCGTATGAGTATGTCAGCCAAGACAATGCGGCGGTTCTGGCCTCTGGCCTTGCTCGCACTTTTGACAGGATGCCTTATCTGGTTCCCCTGTCTTCATTCGATGAAGCTGCCCTTCCCGCTTCCGATGAGGACGAGGGCGTCCAGTGGTCTTATTAG